One genomic window of Microbacterium testaceum StLB037 includes the following:
- a CDS encoding sensor histidine kinase, producing the protein MVFLRTTLVNNLDEQLAQQAAGNIADTIFTTTPQDGKMVFTPVENAPQIGSMVVVYNADGQREAFFNGTSTKATPQLPDTFTTPQTYTQLDKRIDLDDPVTGQHFIARVGLFEVPNSGSYTQMVIQPLGPTDRIVAAYVGIYGFVALLILIASALLTRWLVTLTFRSLNQVETTAMDIAAGDFSQRLTDIVPDTEVGRLKTAINAMLARIDGALGQRDATVRQMRRFIGDASHELRTPLVTMRGYAELYRMGAIRSDEDVAQSMERIEKEAIRMGALVEDLLALARLDERRDVSITAIDLRPIARDAALDLRVTSPQREVTVDDTTSRNELVLPVMSLEVLPNTDATGNGTRRRTAPTTSAMAIAGATLSRLRRRSKDAGDAAVGEPGTETAPLPTPATGTVRTSPRLAPIVLGDENKVRQVVTNLLGNARRFTPDDSPIGLRVGVDADADMGWIEIIDHGDGVPEQIRDQIFQRFWRADTSRTRETGGSGLGLSIVASIVDLLHGKVEVVDTPGGGATFRVSLPLADRRDAQEHALIETQPLERLPEDYRPEGAPGEDAERGA; encoded by the coding sequence ATGGTGTTCCTGCGCACCACCCTCGTGAACAACCTCGATGAACAGCTCGCGCAACAGGCCGCGGGCAACATCGCCGACACCATCTTCACGACGACCCCGCAGGACGGGAAGATGGTCTTCACCCCCGTCGAGAACGCGCCGCAGATCGGCTCGATGGTCGTCGTGTACAACGCCGACGGGCAGCGCGAGGCGTTCTTCAACGGGACGTCGACGAAGGCGACCCCGCAGCTGCCGGACACCTTCACCACCCCGCAGACCTACACGCAGCTGGACAAGCGGATCGACCTCGACGACCCGGTCACCGGTCAGCACTTCATCGCGCGGGTCGGCCTCTTCGAGGTGCCCAACAGTGGGTCGTACACCCAGATGGTCATCCAGCCGCTCGGTCCGACCGACCGGATCGTCGCGGCCTACGTGGGTATCTACGGGTTCGTCGCGCTCTTGATCCTGATCGCCAGCGCGCTCCTCACCCGATGGCTCGTCACGCTCACGTTCCGCAGCCTCAATCAGGTCGAGACCACCGCGATGGACATCGCCGCGGGCGATTTCAGCCAACGCCTCACCGACATCGTCCCCGACACCGAGGTGGGTCGGTTGAAGACGGCGATCAACGCGATGCTGGCGCGCATCGACGGCGCTCTCGGACAACGGGATGCCACCGTGCGGCAGATGCGCCGCTTCATCGGCGACGCCAGCCACGAGCTGCGGACGCCTCTCGTGACCATGCGCGGCTACGCCGAGCTCTACCGCATGGGCGCCATCCGCTCGGACGAGGACGTCGCCCAGTCGATGGAGCGGATCGAGAAGGAGGCGATCCGCATGGGGGCTCTCGTCGAAGACCTCCTGGCGCTCGCGCGGCTCGACGAGCGCCGCGATGTGAGCATCACCGCGATCGACCTGCGGCCCATCGCGCGCGACGCCGCCCTCGACCTCCGGGTGACCTCGCCGCAGCGCGAGGTCACGGTCGACGACACGACCAGCCGTAACGAGCTGGTGCTGCCCGTCATGAGCCTGGAGGTTCTCCCGAACACGGATGCCACGGGCAACGGCACCCGTCGACGCACCGCCCCGACCACCTCGGCGATGGCGATCGCGGGTGCGACCCTCTCCCGCCTGCGGCGCCGCTCCAAGGACGCGGGCGACGCTGCCGTGGGTGAACCCGGCACCGAGACCGCGCCCCTGCCGACACCCGCGACCGGCACGGTCCGGACCTCTCCCCGTCTCGCCCCGATCGTGCTGGGCGACGAGAACAAGGTTCGCCAGGTCGTGACGAACCTCCTCGGGAACGCGCGGAGGTTCACGCCGGACGACTCCCCCATCGGTCTGCGCGTGGGAGTGGATGCCGACGCCGACATGGGGTGGATCGAGATCATCGACCACGGCGACGGCGTGCCCGAGCAGATCCGCGACCAGATCTTCCAGCGCTTCTGGCGCGCCGACACCTCGCGGACGCGGGAGACGGGTGGCTCCGGTCTCGGCCTGTCGATCGTGGCATCCATCGTCGACCTCCTGCATGGGAAGGTCGAGGTCGTCGACACTCCCGGCGGCGGCGCGACGTTCCGTGTCTCGCTCCCCCTGGCCGACCGACGCGATGCCCAGGAGCACGCGCTGATCGAGACGCAGCCCCTCGAGCGCCTCCCCGAGGACTACCGGCCCGAGGGCGCTCCAGGGGAAGACGCGGAACGGGGCGCTTGA
- a CDS encoding response regulator transcription factor encodes MTAPRILVVDDEPNIRDLLITSLRFAGFQVRAVANGAQTISAVLEEEPDLIVLDVMLPDMNGFSVTKRLRGAGYTAPILFLTAKDETEDKIMGLNAGGDDYVTKPFSLDEIVARIQAILRRTMQADEESIIRTGELTMDQDTHDVSVGDVSIDLSPTEFKLLRYLMLNPNRVLSKAQILDHVWEYDFNGDAGIVESYISYLRRKIDPHSSEPLIQTKRGFGYMLKSGKTV; translated from the coding sequence ATGACAGCTCCTCGCATCCTCGTCGTGGACGACGAACCGAACATCCGCGATCTGCTCATCACGAGCCTCCGCTTCGCCGGTTTCCAGGTGCGAGCCGTGGCGAACGGCGCGCAGACGATCTCCGCCGTGCTCGAAGAGGAACCCGACCTCATCGTGCTCGACGTGATGCTCCCCGACATGAACGGGTTCAGCGTCACCAAGCGGCTCCGGGGAGCCGGCTACACCGCCCCCATCCTCTTCCTCACCGCCAAGGACGAGACCGAGGACAAGATCATGGGCCTGAACGCCGGCGGCGACGACTACGTCACCAAGCCGTTCAGCCTCGACGAGATCGTCGCGCGCATCCAGGCGATCCTGCGCCGCACGATGCAGGCCGACGAGGAATCGATCATCCGCACGGGCGAGCTCACGATGGACCAGGACACGCACGACGTCAGCGTCGGCGACGTCTCGATCGATCTCAGCCCCACGGAGTTCAAGCTCCTCCGCTACCTCATGCTCAACCCCAACCGCGTGCTGTCGAAGGCTCAGATCCTCGACCACGTCTGGGAGTACGACTTCAACGGCGACGCCGGCATCGTCGAGAGCTACATCTCGTACCTCCGCCGCAAGATCGATCCGCACTCCTCGGAGCCGCTGATCCAGACCAAGCGCGGCTTCGGCTACATGCTGAAGTCGGGCAAGACCGTCTGA
- a CDS encoding DNA repair helicase XPB, whose protein sequence is MADGPLIVQSDRTVLLEVAHPEAETARHELAVFAELERAPEHIHTYRITRLGLWNARAAGHDADAMLDTLDRWSRFPVPASVSTDIRETVNRYGRLVIERNDDNELVLRSTDPAVLGEVSRNKRISPLLIGHPTPDTYLIDAWARGHIKQELLKIGWPAEDLAGYTPGTPHPIDLAEDGWSLRPYQRQAVDSFSEGGSGVVVLPCGAGKTLVGAGAMAETRTTTLILVTNTVSARQWRDELLRRTTLTPEEIGEYSGQVKEVKPVTIATYQILTAKRKGEYAHLALLDALDWGLVLYDEVHLLPAPVFKLTADLQARRRLGLTATLVREDGREGDVFSLIGPKRFDAPWKEIEAQGFISPAACYEVRIDLPAYERLEYAAAADEDRYRLAATAPAKIDVVRRLVDRHPDERILVIGQYLDQIDELSEALDAPKITGATPVAEREELFQAFRVGEISLLIVSKVANFSVDLPEASVAIQVSGSFGSRQEEAQRLGRLLRPKQSNHTASFYTLIARDTVDQDFAQNRQRFLAEQGYAYTILDADGIDAEAA, encoded by the coding sequence ATGGCTGACGGCCCCTTGATCGTGCAGAGCGACCGCACCGTCCTCCTCGAGGTCGCACACCCCGAGGCGGAGACGGCGCGGCATGAGCTCGCGGTCTTCGCCGAGCTCGAGCGCGCACCCGAGCACATCCACACCTACCGCATCACGCGCCTGGGGCTCTGGAACGCCCGAGCCGCCGGCCACGACGCCGACGCGATGCTCGACACCCTCGACCGCTGGTCGCGCTTCCCCGTGCCCGCCTCGGTGAGCACCGACATCCGCGAGACCGTGAACCGCTACGGGCGCCTGGTGATCGAGCGCAACGACGACAACGAGCTCGTCCTGCGCTCGACCGACCCGGCGGTGCTCGGCGAGGTGTCGCGCAACAAGCGCATCTCTCCCCTGCTGATCGGCCACCCCACCCCCGACACGTATCTGATCGACGCGTGGGCGCGCGGCCACATCAAGCAGGAGCTGCTGAAGATCGGCTGGCCCGCGGAAGACCTCGCCGGCTACACGCCCGGCACGCCGCACCCGATCGACCTCGCCGAAGACGGATGGAGCCTGCGGCCCTACCAGCGCCAGGCCGTCGACTCCTTCTCCGAGGGCGGCTCGGGGGTCGTGGTGCTCCCCTGCGGTGCGGGCAAGACGCTCGTGGGCGCGGGAGCCATGGCCGAGACCCGGACGACCACCCTGATCCTCGTGACGAACACGGTGAGCGCCCGTCAGTGGCGCGATGAGCTGCTGCGCCGCACGACGCTCACCCCGGAGGAGATCGGCGAGTACTCCGGCCAGGTCAAAGAGGTCAAGCCCGTCACGATCGCGACGTACCAGATCCTCACCGCCAAGCGGAAGGGCGAGTACGCCCACCTCGCCCTCCTCGACGCGCTCGACTGGGGCCTCGTGCTGTACGACGAGGTGCACCTGCTCCCCGCGCCGGTGTTCAAGCTCACCGCCGACCTGCAGGCGCGCCGCCGTCTCGGTCTGACCGCCACGCTCGTGCGCGAGGACGGGCGCGAGGGCGACGTCTTCAGCCTCATCGGACCCAAGCGCTTCGACGCGCCGTGGAAAGAGATCGAGGCGCAGGGCTTCATCTCGCCCGCCGCCTGCTACGAGGTGCGCATCGACCTTCCCGCGTACGAGCGCCTCGAGTACGCCGCCGCTGCCGACGAAGACCGCTACCGGCTCGCGGCCACCGCTCCCGCCAAGATCGACGTGGTCCGGCGACTGGTCGACCGGCATCCGGACGAGCGCATCCTCGTCATCGGGCAGTACCTGGATCAGATCGACGAGTTGTCCGAAGCGCTCGATGCGCCCAAGATCACGGGCGCGACCCCGGTCGCCGAGCGCGAGGAACTGTTCCAGGCCTTCCGCGTCGGCGAGATCTCTCTGCTCATCGTGTCGAAGGTCGCCAACTTCTCGGTCGACCTTCCCGAGGCATCCGTCGCCATCCAGGTGTCGGGGTCCTTCGGCTCCCGACAGGAGGAGGCACAGCGCCTCGGACGCCTCCTCCGGCCGAAGCAGTCGAACCACACGGCGAGCTTCTACACCCTCATCGCGCGCGACACCGTCGACCAGGATTTCGCGCAGAACCGCCAGCGCTTCCTCGCCGAACAGGGCTACGCATACACGATTCTGGATGCCGACGGGATCGACGCCGAGGCCGCCTGA
- a CDS encoding helicase-associated domain-containing protein, giving the protein MPETSDQRALAVSLSARTDEDLAQLFSERDISPSATWRDTFDAADALLDPASIARALPPLTRTEALALVSAVSAEAPVVADTRAPLVARALVRDDGVVYTPVAAIVGETFPDGLPDATSPRPDRAVASDAAAEAAFTKAAALADVLLLTLEAPLGRIGSGSLGATERRRLVDAGAVETPEEADLLVGIAASVGLLGSTGRAWLVTAAGRTWLRLPTLDRWQSTARALRDALPRAYRTPEGGWIPSARWTDALPFDPAGPERAARWRERFSAWGLLDAAGETPPWSAGLAAGGDVDVSALRDLLPPEVDRVYLQNDLTAIAPGPLAPHLDVRLRSMAMRESRAQASSYRFSAATIGAAITGGETAESLRAFLTELSLTGLPQPLAYVIERTSAQHGRVRVASDPETRMTRVTTTDPTLLQAMEVDQSLRSVALTRTEDALESHVAADVVFWALTDAHYPAVAIGADGAPRTLERARLADDSPSTDPLDTYGPLIARVRAGGEDSDAAWLERELDQAVRARAVMDVSVRLPDGSTRVFRLEATGLGGGRLRGRDRGADVERTLPLSHIDGITPVE; this is encoded by the coding sequence GTGCCCGAGACCTCCGACCAACGCGCATTGGCGGTCTCGCTGAGCGCGCGGACCGACGAGGACCTCGCGCAGCTCTTCTCCGAGCGCGACATCTCCCCCTCGGCGACCTGGCGCGACACCTTCGACGCTGCGGACGCGCTCCTCGACCCCGCGTCGATCGCCCGAGCCCTTCCCCCGCTGACCCGCACCGAGGCACTGGCCCTCGTCTCCGCCGTGTCGGCCGAGGCTCCCGTCGTCGCCGACACCCGAGCCCCCCTCGTCGCGCGCGCCCTCGTCCGCGACGACGGCGTCGTCTACACCCCTGTGGCGGCGATCGTCGGTGAGACCTTCCCCGACGGACTCCCGGATGCCACCTCTCCCCGCCCCGATCGCGCCGTGGCCTCCGATGCCGCCGCCGAGGCCGCGTTCACGAAGGCCGCAGCCCTCGCCGATGTCCTCCTGCTCACCCTGGAGGCACCCCTCGGGCGGATCGGCTCGGGTTCGCTCGGTGCCACCGAACGCCGACGTCTCGTCGATGCGGGCGCGGTGGAGACCCCGGAAGAGGCGGATCTGCTCGTCGGGATCGCGGCATCCGTGGGTCTGCTGGGCAGCACGGGTCGGGCGTGGCTCGTCACCGCGGCCGGACGGACATGGCTGCGCCTACCCACCCTCGACCGGTGGCAGAGCACCGCACGAGCCCTGCGCGATGCGCTGCCGCGGGCGTACCGCACGCCCGAGGGGGGATGGATCCCCAGCGCCCGGTGGACCGACGCCCTGCCCTTCGACCCCGCCGGCCCGGAGCGTGCCGCGCGGTGGCGCGAGCGGTTCTCGGCGTGGGGACTCCTCGATGCGGCCGGCGAGACTCCGCCCTGGAGCGCCGGGCTGGCGGCGGGCGGCGACGTGGACGTCTCCGCCCTGCGGGATCTCCTTCCGCCCGAGGTCGACCGCGTCTACCTGCAGAACGACCTGACGGCGATCGCCCCCGGACCGCTGGCCCCGCACCTCGACGTACGCCTGCGCAGCATGGCGATGCGCGAGTCGCGCGCTCAGGCGTCGAGCTACCGGTTCAGCGCCGCGACGATCGGTGCCGCGATCACCGGCGGCGAGACGGCGGAATCGCTGCGCGCGTTCCTCACCGAGCTGTCCCTCACGGGCCTTCCCCAGCCGCTCGCCTACGTCATCGAGCGCACCTCCGCTCAGCACGGACGCGTCCGCGTCGCGAGCGACCCCGAGACGCGGATGACCCGCGTGACCACGACGGATCCGACCCTCCTCCAGGCGATGGAGGTCGACCAATCGCTGCGGTCGGTCGCCCTCACGCGCACGGAAGACGCCCTCGAATCGCACGTCGCCGCCGACGTCGTCTTCTGGGCGCTGACCGACGCGCACTATCCGGCCGTCGCCATCGGTGCCGACGGAGCACCCCGCACGCTCGAACGCGCCCGCCTCGCCGACGACTCCCCCTCGACCGACCCGCTCGACACCTACGGGCCGCTCATCGCGCGCGTGCGCGCCGGAGGCGAGGACTCGGATGCCGCCTGGCTCGAGCGAGAGCTCGATCAGGCCGTGCGAGCGCGCGCGGTGATGGATGTGAGCGTGCGCCTGCCGGACGGTTCGACGCGCGTGTTCCGCCTCGAAGCCACCGGACTGGGCGGGGGACGGCTTCGCGGTCGTGACCGCGGCGCCGACGTGGAGCGCACGCTGCCGCTGTCGCACATCGACGGAATCACCCCCGTCGAGTGA
- a CDS encoding cold-shock protein has protein sequence MPTGKVRFYDEEKGFGFIATDDGQDVFLHATALPAGTPAPKAGTRLEFGVADGKRGLQALSVRVLEAPVSMAKRSRKPADDMAIIVEDLVKLLDGIGGDLRRGRYPSGAHASKIAAVLRKVADDFEA, from the coding sequence ATGCCCACCGGCAAGGTCAGGTTCTACGACGAAGAGAAGGGCTTCGGCTTCATCGCCACCGATGACGGCCAGGACGTGTTCCTGCACGCCACCGCCCTGCCCGCCGGGACCCCTGCGCCCAAGGCCGGCACCCGTTTGGAGTTCGGCGTCGCAGACGGCAAGCGGGGGCTGCAGGCTCTGTCGGTGCGCGTCCTCGAGGCGCCCGTGAGCATGGCGAAGCGCTCGCGCAAGCCCGCCGATGACATGGCGATCATCGTCGAAGACCTCGTGAAGCTCCTCGACGGCATCGGCGGTGACCTGCGTCGCGGCCGGTACCCGAGCGGCGCCCACGCCAGCAAGATCGCCGCGGTACTGCGCAAGGTCGCCGATGACTTCGAAGCCTGA
- a CDS encoding DUF3027 domain-containing protein encodes MTSKPEQPVDERLLHAHDLALNALHEITPADTVGPPADYLLEEGGVVSLRFHTRLLGYPGWYWTVSVAVVDDAEPTVLEAELMPGEGALLAPEWVPWATRLADYQAAQAAAAENDESEDDEDDLDDEDDLDDAEDDDTDDEDAEDEPKARFHAGDLDGVDIDELDESDDPEADADEDEPDEDASDEDEDERERSY; translated from the coding sequence ATGACTTCGAAGCCTGAGCAGCCGGTCGACGAGCGACTGCTTCACGCCCACGATCTCGCGCTGAACGCGCTGCACGAGATCACCCCGGCCGACACCGTGGGCCCGCCGGCCGACTACCTGCTCGAAGAGGGCGGTGTCGTCTCGCTGCGCTTCCACACGCGGCTTCTCGGTTACCCCGGGTGGTACTGGACGGTGAGCGTGGCCGTGGTCGACGACGCGGAGCCGACCGTTCTCGAGGCCGAGCTGATGCCCGGCGAGGGAGCCCTCCTGGCGCCCGAGTGGGTGCCCTGGGCGACGCGTCTGGCGGACTATCAGGCGGCGCAGGCTGCCGCGGCGGAGAACGACGAGTCCGAGGACGACGAAGACGACCTCGACGATGAGGACGACCTCGACGACGCCGAGGATGACGACACCGACGACGAGGATGCCGAGGACGAGCCGAAGGCGCGATTCCACGCCGGTGACCTCGACGGCGTCGACATCGACGAACTCGACGAGTCGGACGATCCCGAGGCCGATGCGGACGAGGACGAGCCCGACGAAGACGCGTCCGACGAGGACGAGGACGAGCGCGAACGCAGCTACTGA
- the serC gene encoding phosphoserine transaminase — protein sequence MPHVDLPTDLLPADGRFGCGPSKVRGAQLESLVTRGASILGTSHRQAPVKNLVASTRERLAELFRLPEGYEIILGNGGSTAFWDAAAFGLIEKRSQNLVFGEFGGKFASAAKTPWLEAPDVRRAEPGTRLRAEVVEGIDVYAWPHNETSTGVAAPIERVHGDAGALTVIDATSAAGGIDFDVTQADVYYFAPQKNLGSDGGLWYAAVSPAAIERIERVAASGRYIPEFLSLKNALDNSRLQQTLNTPALATLLLLDDQLGWILGNGGLAWAGARTAESSSALYEWADASSVATPFVADPADRSPVVVTIDFDDNIDAAAIAKSLRANGIVDTEPYRKLGRNQLRVATFVSIEPDDVRRLIGAIDYTIEHLPGA from the coding sequence ATGCCGCACGTGGACCTCCCCACCGACCTCCTGCCCGCCGACGGCCGCTTCGGATGCGGCCCCTCGAAGGTGCGCGGAGCGCAGCTCGAGTCTCTCGTCACCCGTGGCGCGAGCATCCTGGGCACCTCGCACCGCCAAGCCCCCGTGAAGAACCTCGTCGCGAGCACGCGCGAGCGCCTCGCCGAGCTCTTCCGCCTTCCCGAGGGGTACGAGATCATCCTCGGCAACGGAGGATCGACCGCATTCTGGGATGCCGCCGCCTTCGGCCTCATCGAGAAGCGCAGTCAGAACCTCGTCTTCGGAGAGTTCGGCGGCAAGTTCGCCTCCGCCGCGAAGACCCCGTGGCTCGAAGCTCCCGACGTCCGCCGCGCCGAGCCCGGAACGCGACTGCGCGCCGAGGTCGTCGAGGGCATCGACGTGTACGCCTGGCCCCACAACGAGACCTCGACGGGCGTGGCCGCGCCGATCGAGCGCGTCCACGGCGATGCCGGTGCCCTGACGGTCATCGACGCGACCAGCGCCGCCGGCGGCATCGACTTCGACGTGACCCAGGCGGACGTCTACTACTTCGCGCCGCAGAAGAACCTCGGCTCCGACGGCGGGCTCTGGTACGCCGCCGTGTCGCCGGCCGCGATCGAGCGGATCGAACGCGTCGCGGCATCCGGTCGCTACATCCCTGAGTTCCTGAGCCTGAAGAACGCGCTCGACAACTCGCGCCTGCAGCAGACGCTCAACACCCCGGCGCTCGCGACGCTGCTGCTGCTCGACGACCAGCTCGGCTGGATCCTCGGCAACGGCGGCCTGGCGTGGGCCGGTGCCCGCACCGCCGAGTCTTCGTCGGCCCTCTACGAGTGGGCGGACGCCAGCTCCGTGGCGACTCCGTTCGTCGCCGACCCGGCCGACCGCTCCCCCGTGGTCGTCACGATCGACTTCGACGACAACATCGACGCCGCGGCGATCGCGAAGAGCCTCCGGGCCAACGGCATCGTCGACACCGAGCCCTACCGGAAGCTCGGCCGCAACCAGCTGCGGGTGGCGACCTTCGTCTCGATCGAGCCCGACGACGTCCGCCGCCTCATCGGCGCGATCGACTACACGATCGAGCACCTGCCCGGCGCCTGA
- a CDS encoding metal-dependent transcriptional regulator: protein MTDLIDTTEMYLRTILELEEENIVPLRARISERLGHSGPTVSQTVGRMERDGLVVVSEDRRLELTDDGRQKAVDVMRKHRLAERLLSDVIGLDWAYVHDEACRWEHVMSEQVERRLVELLGHPTESPYGNPIPGLDQLGDAASSTFEEGVVGLVRKLNDAGGPITGTVRRLAEPAQVDPELLQQLKAAGVLPGARGDYRFNEGYVLVQMEGVDEGLELPVEVASHIFLVDEA from the coding sequence ATGACCGATCTCATCGACACCACCGAGATGTACCTGCGCACGATCCTCGAACTCGAGGAAGAGAACATCGTGCCGCTGCGTGCGCGCATCTCCGAGCGTCTCGGGCACTCCGGGCCCACCGTCTCGCAGACCGTGGGGCGCATGGAGCGCGACGGTCTCGTCGTGGTCTCGGAGGACCGCCGCCTCGAGCTCACCGACGACGGTCGGCAGAAGGCCGTCGACGTCATGCGCAAGCACCGTCTGGCCGAACGTCTGCTCAGCGATGTGATCGGCCTCGACTGGGCCTACGTGCATGACGAGGCCTGCCGGTGGGAGCACGTCATGAGCGAGCAGGTCGAGCGCCGCCTCGTCGAGCTGCTGGGCCACCCCACCGAGTCGCCGTACGGCAACCCGATCCCCGGTCTCGACCAGCTCGGAGACGCCGCCAGCTCGACGTTCGAAGAGGGCGTCGTCGGCCTGGTCCGCAAGCTCAACGATGCGGGCGGGCCCATCACCGGTACGGTGCGCCGCCTCGCTGAGCCCGCTCAGGTCGACCCCGAACTGCTCCAGCAGCTGAAGGCGGCCGGCGTCCTCCCCGGAGCGCGGGGCGACTACCGCTTCAACGAGGGGTACGTCCTGGTGCAGATGGAGGGCGTCGACGAGGGCCTCGAACTGCCCGTCGAGGTGGCGTCGCACATCTTCCTGGTCGACGAGGCCTGA
- a CDS encoding M23 family metallopeptidase, with protein sequence MRRGAKPLRSAVILSMVAGLVATVAIPAYAATVPTANTMTLGEMSAPDNQSMVVASDVANETLDRSSYSATTADEIQKKKDQEAAAAAAAERARQLAANAGASLSNIDLNMTAPGSGEVRWPLTSYVLGRGLWDSGYHQGVDLLAPGGQPIFAAAAGVVSTSSESFGGYGVGIVIQHVINGQKVSTTYGHMTYGSRQVQAGDTVAAGQLIGLVGSTGSSTANHLHFEVHINDQVVDPYAWLQQNAG encoded by the coding sequence GTGCGTCGGGGTGCGAAGCCCCTGCGCAGCGCCGTGATCCTGTCGATGGTGGCGGGACTGGTCGCGACGGTGGCGATCCCCGCGTACGCCGCGACGGTCCCCACCGCGAACACCATGACCCTCGGCGAGATGTCGGCCCCCGACAACCAGTCGATGGTCGTCGCATCCGACGTCGCCAACGAGACGCTCGACCGCAGCAGCTACTCGGCCACCACGGCCGACGAGATCCAGAAGAAGAAGGATCAGGAAGCCGCCGCTGCCGCTGCCGCCGAGCGGGCGCGCCAGCTGGCCGCCAACGCCGGTGCGTCGCTGTCGAACATCGACCTGAACATGACCGCTCCCGGTTCGGGAGAGGTGCGCTGGCCCCTGACGAGCTACGTGCTCGGACGCGGTCTCTGGGACTCCGGATACCACCAGGGTGTCGACCTGCTCGCCCCCGGCGGGCAGCCGATCTTCGCCGCCGCCGCCGGTGTCGTGAGCACGTCGTCGGAGAGCTTCGGCGGCTACGGCGTGGGGATCGTCATCCAGCACGTGATCAACGGACAGAAGGTCTCGACCACGTACGGCCACATGACCTACGGCAGCCGTCAGGTGCAGGCCGGTGACACCGTCGCCGCGGGTCAGTTGATCGGCCTCGTCGGCTCGACCGGAAGCTCGACCGCCAACCACCTGCACTTCGAAGTGCACATCAACGATCAGGTGGTCGACCCGTACGCCTGGCTGCAGCAGAACGCCGGCTGA